One window of Perca flavescens isolate YP-PL-M2 chromosome 6, PFLA_1.0, whole genome shotgun sequence genomic DNA carries:
- the zp3d.2 gene encoding zona pellucida sperm-binding protein 3d.2 isoform X2: MKHPVKIYLSLLFMLPLFEALNQTTQVMRKGSRRETPTLPPPYLHLPAFVDSRLPLVEKEHISPSKGTGLEPLPEPVREILFPVWPSTSPPSVSSVSVRTMCKFNKMLVQVQRSIMGAGEPDSQLKLGTCQASNSTRDYLYFEYDIGMCGTRRTIINNQLVFSNTLHYDPPRLQGPIRRAVPFTLRVACSYNRYQYSSKIGYTPKIQMRKIFIPMKNRARFSLTPQNAQWESLSPSDQYMLGNPMYFEANAPSMSQDERLYVHLCYVTPEKSHTSMPQFAVVKNFGCMVESNYSRSRFIPYKNNAVRFSVDAFLFTGMMEQFYMHCSMSVGSYVPTPAAKSCNYDTKTKRWVELYGLDSVCTCCDSNCISAAPKVTKITSSRPWTIQPKVKATTAPTRTVPTTTTTTTTTAAPQQPETTREVTQWRASSQPEVIAVTLMGKVKNTGKELEWLFGGEAVPWVEMEEEQQVKGFAVVVVEEKEEVVTQPRTIFEDLFEFDK; the protein is encoded by the exons atgaaacatcCGGTTAAGATTTACCTGTCCCTATTGTTTATGCTGCCGCTGTTTGAGGCTTTAAATCAAACGACCCAGGTGATGAGAAAAGGTTCCCGGAGAGAAACGCCGACTCTGCCGCCGCCATACCTGCACCTCCCCGCGTTTGTGGACTCCAGGTTGCCGCTGGTGGAGAAGGAGCATATCTCTCCATCCAAAGGCACAGGACTGGAGCCTTTACCCGAGCCCGTCCGGGAGATCCTGTTCCCGGTTTGGCCTAGCACCAGTCCGCCCAGCGTTTCGAGTGTTTCCGTGAGGACTATGTGCAAGTTTAACAAGATGCTCGTGCAGGTGCAGAGGAGCATTATGGGCGCCGGTGAACCAGACTCTCAACTCAAACTGGGGACATGCCAAGCCAGTAATTCCACGAGGGATTACCTTTATTTTGAATATGACATTGGCATGTGTGGAACCAGACGCACG ATAATTAATAATCAGCTGGTCTTTTCAAACacactacattatgacccaccaaGGCTCCAAGGACCAATCAGGCGAGCTGTGCCTTTCACCCTGCGTGTTGCATGTTCTTATAACAG GTACCAATACTCCTCCAAAATTGGCTACACACCAAAGATACAGATGCGCAAGATCTTCATACCAATGAAGAACAGAGCTAGATTTTCTCTGACTCCACAAAATG CTCAGTGGGAAAGTCTTTCTCCGTCAGATCAGTACATGCTCGGGAACCCCATGTACTTTGAGGCCAATGCTCCGTCCATGTCCCAAGACGAAAGATTGTATGTTCACTTGTGTTACGTGACTCCTGAGAAGTCCCACACCTCCATGCCTCAGTTTGCAGTCGTGAAAAACTTTGG GTGTATGGTTGAAAGCAACTACAGTCGCTCCAGATTCATCCCGTACAAAAACAATGCTGTGAGATTCTCTGTGGATGCCTTCTTGTTCACAGGAATGATGGAGCAG TTCTACATGCACTGCTCCATGTCTGTTGGCAGTTATGTCCCCACACCTGCAGCGAAGTCCTGCAACTatgacacaaaaacaaagcg ATGGGTTGAGCTGTATGGACTAGACTCTGTGTGCACCTGCTGCGACTCCAACTGTATCTCTGCTGCACCCAAAG tgacCAAAATAACCAGCAGCAGGCCATGGACAATACAGCCTAAAGTGAAAGCCACTACAGCCCCGACGAGGACAGTccccaccacaacaacaacaacaacaacaacagcagcaccacaaCAACCAGAGACGACCAGAGAGGTGACTCAATGGAGGGCGAGTTCACAGCCTGAAGTGATAGCAGTGACTCTGATGGGTAAGGTGAAGAACACGGGGAAGGAGTTGGAGTGGCTATTTGGAGGAGAAGCAGTGCCATGGGTTGAGAtggaagaggagcagcaggtgAAGGGCTTTGCCGTTGTGGTggtggaggagaaagaggaggtggTCACACAACCTCGCACAATATTTGAAGACCTCTTTGAATTTGACAAATAA
- the fli1rs gene encoding fli-1 proto-oncogene, ETS transcription factor-related sequence isoform X1, whose amino-acid sequence MDCTIKEALSVVSEDQPIFEPPYTAVHMKAEMTSPGGFSQISKQSPEPTEPEWVGSQNPGKRGEHVNGTSRESPVDCSVTKRSRHMSNDGPPMPYQASYLEPRVSPPTVTPPSSATEEKRVIVPADPEVWTQDHVRQWLDWAIKEYVLEEVDVMLFQALDGKALCKMTKDDMMRLTSAYNADILLSHLNYLRQSSPTFSYSTTPTNTTPPQQPRLQVKAESSFDEISCRNSWPANTMSAVPKGPSMEHQHTSRVTEPAPRIVQDPYQTLGPISSRLANPEGQALSSSKNRTGKQSPYKLPDPSAHRPVGSGQIQLWQFLLELLSDSNNASIITWEGTNGEFKMTDPDEVAKRWGERKSKPNMNYDKLSRALRYYYDKNIMTKVHGKRYAYKFDFQGISQAHQNHAAEGGIVKYQTEMSYVQTYHSHQPKMNFMGGHPAPMPVSPGNFFSPQSTYWNSPNSPIYPGSAMTRHPATHSHLSSYY is encoded by the exons ATGGACTGTACGATAAAG GAAGCGCTGTCCGTGGTGAGTGAGGATCAGCCCATATTCGAGCCGCCCTACACCGCAGTGCACATGAAGGCCGAGATGACGTCGCCCGGCGGGTTCAGCCAGATCTCCAAGCAGAGTCCCGAGCCCACCGAGCCGGAGTGGGTGGGGTCACAAAACCCTGGGAAAAGAGGCGAACACGTCAACGGAACCAG CCGTGAGTCCCCTGTGGACTGCAGCGTCACAAAGCGCTCCAGACACATGAGCAACGACGGGCCCCCGATGCCCTACCAGGCATCGTACCTGGAGCCTCGCGTCAGCCCACCGACTGTCACCCCGCCCAGCAGTGCCACAGAGGAGAAGAGGGTCATTGTGCCGGCAG ACCCAGAGGTGTGGACACAGGACCACGTGCGGCAGTGGTTGGACTGGGCCATCAAGGAGTACGTCCTGGAGGAGGTGGACGTCATGCTATTCCAAGCTCTGGACGGCAAGGCGCTGTGCAAGATGACCAAGGATGACATGATGCGTCTCACGTCGGCCTACAATGCAGACATCCTGCTCTCACACCTAAATTACCTCCGGCAGA GTAGCCCTACGTTCTCCTACTCCACAACTCCCACCAACACCACACCACCACAACAACCCAGACTACAGGTGAAAGCAG agAGCAGTTTTGATGAGATCAGCTGCAGGAACAGCTGGCCTGCAAACACCATGAGTGCAGTGCCAAAAG GTCCTTCCATGGAGCACCAACACACCTCAAGAGTTACAGAGCCTGCTCCGAGAATTGTACAAG ATCCATATCAGACATTAGGGCCCATTAGCAGTCGACTAGCCAACCCAG AAGGCCAAGCCCTCAGCTCATCCAAGAACCGAACAGGCAAACAAAGTCCATACAAGCTCCCTGACCCCAGCGCTCACAGGCCTGTGG GTTCAGGGCAGATCCAGCTGTGGCAGtttctgctggagctgctgtccGACAGCAACAATGCCAGCATCATCACCTGGGAGGGTACCAACGGCGAGTTCAAGATGACCGACCCGGACGAGGTGGCCAAGCGCTGGGGCGAGCGCAAGAGCAAGCCCAACATGAACTACGACAAGCTGAGCCGCGCTCTGCGCTACTACTACGACAAGAACATCATGACTAAGGTGCACGGCAAGCGCTATGCCTACAAGTTTGACTTCCAAGGCATCTCGCAGGCACACCAGAATCACGCAGCGGAAGGGGGGATTGTTAAGTACCAGACTGAGATGTCTTACGTCCAGACGTACCACAGCCACCAGCCCAAAATGAACTTCATGGGTGGCCATCCTGCACCTATGCCCGTCTCCCCCGGCAACTTTTTCAGCCCACAGTCGACGTACTGGAACTCACCAAACAGCCCCATCTATCCTGGGTCAGCCATGACCAGACATCCCGCCACCCACTCCCACCTGAGCTCGTACTACTGA
- the zp3d.2 gene encoding zona pellucida sperm-binding protein 3d.2 isoform X1 — protein MKHPVKIYLSLLFMLPLFEALNQTTQVMRKGSRRETPTLPPPYLHLPAFVDSRLPLVEKEHISPSKGTGLEPLPEPVREILFPVWPSTSPPSVSSVSVRTMCKFNKMLVQVQRSIMGAGEPDSQLKLGTCQASNSTRDYLYFEYDIGMCGTRRTIINNQLVFSNTLHYDPPRLQGPIRRAVPFTLRVACSYNRYQYSSKIGYTPKIQMRKIFIPMKNRARFSLTPQNAQWESLSPSDQYMLGNPMYFEANAPSMSQDERLYVHLCYVTPEKSHTSMPQFAVVKNFGCMVESNYSRSRFIPYKNNAVRFSVDAFLFTGMMEQQFYMHCSMSVGSYVPTPAAKSCNYDTKTKRWVELYGLDSVCTCCDSNCISAAPKVTKITSSRPWTIQPKVKATTAPTRTVPTTTTTTTTTAAPQQPETTREVTQWRASSQPEVIAVTLMGKVKNTGKELEWLFGGEAVPWVEMEEEQQVKGFAVVVVEEKEEVVTQPRTIFEDLFEFDK, from the exons atgaaacatcCGGTTAAGATTTACCTGTCCCTATTGTTTATGCTGCCGCTGTTTGAGGCTTTAAATCAAACGACCCAGGTGATGAGAAAAGGTTCCCGGAGAGAAACGCCGACTCTGCCGCCGCCATACCTGCACCTCCCCGCGTTTGTGGACTCCAGGTTGCCGCTGGTGGAGAAGGAGCATATCTCTCCATCCAAAGGCACAGGACTGGAGCCTTTACCCGAGCCCGTCCGGGAGATCCTGTTCCCGGTTTGGCCTAGCACCAGTCCGCCCAGCGTTTCGAGTGTTTCCGTGAGGACTATGTGCAAGTTTAACAAGATGCTCGTGCAGGTGCAGAGGAGCATTATGGGCGCCGGTGAACCAGACTCTCAACTCAAACTGGGGACATGCCAAGCCAGTAATTCCACGAGGGATTACCTTTATTTTGAATATGACATTGGCATGTGTGGAACCAGACGCACG ATAATTAATAATCAGCTGGTCTTTTCAAACacactacattatgacccaccaaGGCTCCAAGGACCAATCAGGCGAGCTGTGCCTTTCACCCTGCGTGTTGCATGTTCTTATAACAG GTACCAATACTCCTCCAAAATTGGCTACACACCAAAGATACAGATGCGCAAGATCTTCATACCAATGAAGAACAGAGCTAGATTTTCTCTGACTCCACAAAATG CTCAGTGGGAAAGTCTTTCTCCGTCAGATCAGTACATGCTCGGGAACCCCATGTACTTTGAGGCCAATGCTCCGTCCATGTCCCAAGACGAAAGATTGTATGTTCACTTGTGTTACGTGACTCCTGAGAAGTCCCACACCTCCATGCCTCAGTTTGCAGTCGTGAAAAACTTTGG GTGTATGGTTGAAAGCAACTACAGTCGCTCCAGATTCATCCCGTACAAAAACAATGCTGTGAGATTCTCTGTGGATGCCTTCTTGTTCACAGGAATGATGGAGCAG CAGTTCTACATGCACTGCTCCATGTCTGTTGGCAGTTATGTCCCCACACCTGCAGCGAAGTCCTGCAACTatgacacaaaaacaaagcg ATGGGTTGAGCTGTATGGACTAGACTCTGTGTGCACCTGCTGCGACTCCAACTGTATCTCTGCTGCACCCAAAG tgacCAAAATAACCAGCAGCAGGCCATGGACAATACAGCCTAAAGTGAAAGCCACTACAGCCCCGACGAGGACAGTccccaccacaacaacaacaacaacaacaacagcagcaccacaaCAACCAGAGACGACCAGAGAGGTGACTCAATGGAGGGCGAGTTCACAGCCTGAAGTGATAGCAGTGACTCTGATGGGTAAGGTGAAGAACACGGGGAAGGAGTTGGAGTGGCTATTTGGAGGAGAAGCAGTGCCATGGGTTGAGAtggaagaggagcagcaggtgAAGGGCTTTGCCGTTGTGGTggtggaggagaaagaggaggtggTCACACAACCTCGCACAATATTTGAAGACCTCTTTGAATTTGACAAATAA
- the fli1rs gene encoding fli-1 proto-oncogene, ETS transcription factor-related sequence isoform X2 translates to MKAEMTSPGGFSQISKQSPEPTEPEWVGSQNPGKRGEHVNGTSRESPVDCSVTKRSRHMSNDGPPMPYQASYLEPRVSPPTVTPPSSATEEKRVIVPADPEVWTQDHVRQWLDWAIKEYVLEEVDVMLFQALDGKALCKMTKDDMMRLTSAYNADILLSHLNYLRQSSPTFSYSTTPTNTTPPQQPRLQVKAESSFDEISCRNSWPANTMSAVPKGPSMEHQHTSRVTEPAPRIVQDPYQTLGPISSRLANPEGQALSSSKNRTGKQSPYKLPDPSAHRPVGSGQIQLWQFLLELLSDSNNASIITWEGTNGEFKMTDPDEVAKRWGERKSKPNMNYDKLSRALRYYYDKNIMTKVHGKRYAYKFDFQGISQAHQNHAAEGGIVKYQTEMSYVQTYHSHQPKMNFMGGHPAPMPVSPGNFFSPQSTYWNSPNSPIYPGSAMTRHPATHSHLSSYY, encoded by the exons ATGAAGGCCGAGATGACGTCGCCCGGCGGGTTCAGCCAGATCTCCAAGCAGAGTCCCGAGCCCACCGAGCCGGAGTGGGTGGGGTCACAAAACCCTGGGAAAAGAGGCGAACACGTCAACGGAACCAG CCGTGAGTCCCCTGTGGACTGCAGCGTCACAAAGCGCTCCAGACACATGAGCAACGACGGGCCCCCGATGCCCTACCAGGCATCGTACCTGGAGCCTCGCGTCAGCCCACCGACTGTCACCCCGCCCAGCAGTGCCACAGAGGAGAAGAGGGTCATTGTGCCGGCAG ACCCAGAGGTGTGGACACAGGACCACGTGCGGCAGTGGTTGGACTGGGCCATCAAGGAGTACGTCCTGGAGGAGGTGGACGTCATGCTATTCCAAGCTCTGGACGGCAAGGCGCTGTGCAAGATGACCAAGGATGACATGATGCGTCTCACGTCGGCCTACAATGCAGACATCCTGCTCTCACACCTAAATTACCTCCGGCAGA GTAGCCCTACGTTCTCCTACTCCACAACTCCCACCAACACCACACCACCACAACAACCCAGACTACAGGTGAAAGCAG agAGCAGTTTTGATGAGATCAGCTGCAGGAACAGCTGGCCTGCAAACACCATGAGTGCAGTGCCAAAAG GTCCTTCCATGGAGCACCAACACACCTCAAGAGTTACAGAGCCTGCTCCGAGAATTGTACAAG ATCCATATCAGACATTAGGGCCCATTAGCAGTCGACTAGCCAACCCAG AAGGCCAAGCCCTCAGCTCATCCAAGAACCGAACAGGCAAACAAAGTCCATACAAGCTCCCTGACCCCAGCGCTCACAGGCCTGTGG GTTCAGGGCAGATCCAGCTGTGGCAGtttctgctggagctgctgtccGACAGCAACAATGCCAGCATCATCACCTGGGAGGGTACCAACGGCGAGTTCAAGATGACCGACCCGGACGAGGTGGCCAAGCGCTGGGGCGAGCGCAAGAGCAAGCCCAACATGAACTACGACAAGCTGAGCCGCGCTCTGCGCTACTACTACGACAAGAACATCATGACTAAGGTGCACGGCAAGCGCTATGCCTACAAGTTTGACTTCCAAGGCATCTCGCAGGCACACCAGAATCACGCAGCGGAAGGGGGGATTGTTAAGTACCAGACTGAGATGTCTTACGTCCAGACGTACCACAGCCACCAGCCCAAAATGAACTTCATGGGTGGCCATCCTGCACCTATGCCCGTCTCCCCCGGCAACTTTTTCAGCCCACAGTCGACGTACTGGAACTCACCAAACAGCCCCATCTATCCTGGGTCAGCCATGACCAGACATCCCGCCACCCACTCCCACCTGAGCTCGTACTACTGA
- the fli1rs gene encoding fli-1 proto-oncogene, ETS transcription factor-related sequence isoform X3, with amino-acid sequence MDCTIKEALSVVSEDQPIFEPPYTAVHMKAEMTSPGGFSQISKQSPEPTEPEWVGSQNPGKRGEHVNGTSRESPVDCSVTKRSRHMSNDGPPMPYQASYLEPRVSPPTVTPPSSATEEKRVIVPADPEVWTQDHVRQWLDWAIKEYVLEEVDVMLFQALDGKALCKMTKDDMMRLTSAYNADILLSHLNYLRQSSPTFSYSTTPTNTTPPQQPRLQVKAESSFDEISCRNSWPANTMSAVPKGPSMEHQHTSRVTEPAPRIVQDPYQTLGPISSRLANPGSGQIQLWQFLLELLSDSNNASIITWEGTNGEFKMTDPDEVAKRWGERKSKPNMNYDKLSRALRYYYDKNIMTKVHGKRYAYKFDFQGISQAHQNHAAEGGIVKYQTEMSYVQTYHSHQPKMNFMGGHPAPMPVSPGNFFSPQSTYWNSPNSPIYPGSAMTRHPATHSHLSSYY; translated from the exons ATGGACTGTACGATAAAG GAAGCGCTGTCCGTGGTGAGTGAGGATCAGCCCATATTCGAGCCGCCCTACACCGCAGTGCACATGAAGGCCGAGATGACGTCGCCCGGCGGGTTCAGCCAGATCTCCAAGCAGAGTCCCGAGCCCACCGAGCCGGAGTGGGTGGGGTCACAAAACCCTGGGAAAAGAGGCGAACACGTCAACGGAACCAG CCGTGAGTCCCCTGTGGACTGCAGCGTCACAAAGCGCTCCAGACACATGAGCAACGACGGGCCCCCGATGCCCTACCAGGCATCGTACCTGGAGCCTCGCGTCAGCCCACCGACTGTCACCCCGCCCAGCAGTGCCACAGAGGAGAAGAGGGTCATTGTGCCGGCAG ACCCAGAGGTGTGGACACAGGACCACGTGCGGCAGTGGTTGGACTGGGCCATCAAGGAGTACGTCCTGGAGGAGGTGGACGTCATGCTATTCCAAGCTCTGGACGGCAAGGCGCTGTGCAAGATGACCAAGGATGACATGATGCGTCTCACGTCGGCCTACAATGCAGACATCCTGCTCTCACACCTAAATTACCTCCGGCAGA GTAGCCCTACGTTCTCCTACTCCACAACTCCCACCAACACCACACCACCACAACAACCCAGACTACAGGTGAAAGCAG agAGCAGTTTTGATGAGATCAGCTGCAGGAACAGCTGGCCTGCAAACACCATGAGTGCAGTGCCAAAAG GTCCTTCCATGGAGCACCAACACACCTCAAGAGTTACAGAGCCTGCTCCGAGAATTGTACAAG ATCCATATCAGACATTAGGGCCCATTAGCAGTCGACTAGCCAACCCAG GTTCAGGGCAGATCCAGCTGTGGCAGtttctgctggagctgctgtccGACAGCAACAATGCCAGCATCATCACCTGGGAGGGTACCAACGGCGAGTTCAAGATGACCGACCCGGACGAGGTGGCCAAGCGCTGGGGCGAGCGCAAGAGCAAGCCCAACATGAACTACGACAAGCTGAGCCGCGCTCTGCGCTACTACTACGACAAGAACATCATGACTAAGGTGCACGGCAAGCGCTATGCCTACAAGTTTGACTTCCAAGGCATCTCGCAGGCACACCAGAATCACGCAGCGGAAGGGGGGATTGTTAAGTACCAGACTGAGATGTCTTACGTCCAGACGTACCACAGCCACCAGCCCAAAATGAACTTCATGGGTGGCCATCCTGCACCTATGCCCGTCTCCCCCGGCAACTTTTTCAGCCCACAGTCGACGTACTGGAACTCACCAAACAGCCCCATCTATCCTGGGTCAGCCATGACCAGACATCCCGCCACCCACTCCCACCTGAGCTCGTACTACTGA
- the lypc gene encoding sperm acrosome membrane-associated protein 4 — protein MSKLVCFLLLLCLLPAVVPLFCYTCVFPTISPLDCIRFPLKCPPGQVCLSSRAVGKKGDFRVVLYEKSCILPSLCGVTGEKHTMGLNFTFTNECCNTHLCNGAVTPATPYWTGPIVTLLISYSVW, from the exons ATGTCGAAGCTGGTTTGCTTTCTGCTTCTCCTTTGTTTACTTCCAGCTGTGG TTCCCCTCTTTTGTTACACCTGTGTATTCCCCACCATCTCACCTCTGGACTGCATCAGATTCCCTCTCAAGTGTCCACCCGGGCAGGTCTGTCTGTCCAGCAGAGCTGTGGGCAAGAAAG GAGACTTCCGTGTGGTGTTGTATGAGAAGAGCTGCATCCTGCCCTCCCTATGTGGGGTCACGGGTGAAAAACACACCATGGGACTCAACTTCACCTTCACCAATGAATGCTGCAACACACACCTGTGCAATGGAGCTGTGACACCTGCTACCCCCTACTGGACTGGCCCAATAGTCACGCTTCTTATTTCATACTCCGTTTGGtga